From a region of the Leptospirales bacterium genome:
- a CDS encoding histone deacetylase, with translation MNQANPLPVIIYSERYNMDLGLHVFPAVKFGHIARRLRGDARFKKHRIVEPQPLSREQARLAHSRSYLDDLLRLQVTRRTHRSELPLNQEIVDAFMLSCGGTLDAARAALEGRSAINLGGGFHHAFRDHAEGFCYLNDVAIAVRTLQKEQRIKRALIIDLDVHQGNGTARIFRYSRHVFTFSMHEENNYPVKEKGSLDVGLRSGCGDEEYLETLGASLESIRQQFEPDLVVYVAGVDVYMRDRLGGLAVSREGLARRDQMVRDAWPDVPLAAVLAGGYAINDEETVDLHFQTCEVLAGFK, from the coding sequence ATGAATCAAGCAAATCCCCTGCCGGTCATTATCTATTCCGAGCGCTACAACATGGATCTCGGCCTCCATGTCTTTCCCGCTGTCAAGTTTGGCCATATCGCCCGGCGCTTGCGAGGCGATGCTCGGTTCAAGAAACACCGCATAGTCGAGCCGCAGCCCCTCAGCCGGGAGCAGGCGCGGCTGGCCCATAGCCGCTCCTACCTGGATGATTTGCTTCGCCTGCAGGTTACCCGTCGGACGCACCGCAGCGAGCTGCCTCTCAATCAGGAAATTGTCGACGCCTTCATGCTATCCTGCGGCGGCACGCTGGACGCCGCCCGGGCGGCCCTTGAGGGGCGCAGCGCGATCAATCTGGGCGGCGGATTTCATCATGCCTTCCGCGACCACGCCGAGGGCTTCTGCTATCTGAACGATGTCGCAATCGCCGTACGCACGCTGCAAAAGGAGCAACGGATCAAGCGCGCTCTGATCATCGACCTGGACGTTCACCAGGGCAACGGAACGGCGCGCATCTTTCGCTACAGCCGCCACGTTTTTACTTTTTCGATGCACGAAGAGAACAACTATCCAGTCAAAGAAAAGGGGTCGCTGGACGTTGGCCTGCGCAGCGGCTGTGGCGATGAGGAATACCTCGAAACGCTGGGCGCTTCGCTGGAAAGCATTCGCCAGCAATTTGAACCGGATCTGGTAGTTTACGTGGCAGGCGTCGATGTTTATATGCGCGATCGATTGGGCGGGCTGGCGGTATCGCGCGAGGGCCTGGCCCGGCGCGATCAAATGGTACGCGATGCGTGGCCCGATGTGCCGCTGGCCGCCGTGCTGGCCGGCGGCTACGCCATCAATGACGAGGAGACAGTAGACCTGCATTTCCAGACCTGCGAAGTGCTGGCCGGATTCAAGTAA
- a CDS encoding 1-acyl-sn-glycerol-3-phosphate acyltransferase — MDAARSREFLHSLLNAVARFRVEGSERVPLAGPLLVICNHSDLIDAALLELYLGRPLLFLAKADLLRPDIRTRLEKVEEEAARAGVPRAAIEFAREAADSAYQFFTEAHLLPIIRGYRGKDSSASVAYYEDLLARISKRLAEGQALVVFPEGSRSPDGQLQNFRSYAARIALRSRAPVLPVAITGAHGFSDLNRWSGGGPPDQTIVVRIGEVLPPQSYPAGEGKEAVRQLRQRMQAAVQQMIVEMSAPQ; from the coding sequence GTGGACGCTGCCCGCAGCCGCGAATTCTTGCATAGCCTGCTCAATGCCGTGGCGCGCTTTCGCGTGGAAGGAAGCGAGCGTGTTCCGCTTGCCGGCCCCTTGCTGGTCATCTGCAACCACAGCGATTTGATTGATGCCGCCTTGCTGGAACTCTATCTTGGCCGACCGCTGCTCTTCCTGGCCAAAGCGGATTTGCTGCGTCCAGACATTCGCACCAGACTGGAGAAGGTAGAGGAGGAAGCCGCGCGCGCCGGCGTTCCGCGGGCGGCGATCGAATTTGCGCGCGAAGCCGCTGACTCCGCCTATCAGTTCTTTACGGAGGCGCATCTGCTGCCGATCATTCGGGGTTACCGGGGCAAAGACTCCAGCGCCAGCGTCGCCTACTACGAAGACCTGCTGGCGCGTATCAGTAAACGGCTGGCGGAGGGCCAGGCGCTGGTCGTTTTTCCCGAAGGCTCGCGCAGCCCCGATGGCCAGCTGCAGAATTTTCGCAGCTACGCGGCGCGTATCGCGCTGCGCAGCCGCGCCCCGGTCCTGCCGGTTGCTATCACCGGCGCCCACGGATTCAGCGATCTAAATCGATGGTCTGGCGGCGGGCCGCCGGACCAAACGATTGTTGTCCGCATTGGCGAAGTCCTGCCGCCACAGAGCTATCCAGCAGGCGAAGGGAAAGAAGCCGTGCGTCAGCTGCGTCAGCGGATGCAGGCTGCCGTTCAGCAAATGATTGTAGAAATGAGCGCGCCACAGTAA
- a CDS encoding ATP-binding cassette domain-containing protein: MLSTSKISLKYGQRTLFDDVNLKFTPGNCYGLIGANGAGKSTFLKILAGEVEASSGEVIIPGDLRLAMLRQNHYEFNEFTVLKTVVMGHKRLYQIMEERDALYAKEDFSDKDGERASELEEEFGAIGGWEAESEAAALLEGLGIKEPLHQKAMAELNDMEKVRVLLAQALFGNPDILLLDEPTNHLDVASILWLEEFLANFANTVIVVSHDRHFLNQVCTHIVDIDFSKITMYVGNYEFWYQSSQLVLKQKKDENKKKEEKIKELKEFIARFSSNASKARQATSRKKLLDKIQLDDIRPSTRRYPYINFKPEREAGDNVLFVENVSKSIDGVQLLQNVSFSCKKNDKIAIIGGEQNARTALLELLGGEIEADGGEVRWGVTTTRAVLPREYDRFFTGDLNLVDWLRQYSKDQEEGYIRGFLGRMLFGGDEALKKSNVLSGGEKVRCMLSRMMLSGANVLIFDEPTNHLDLESITSLNNGLAEFPGMIVFSSYDHELVRTVANRILEITPEGVIDRLMTYDEYLESKRQERVAAAR; encoded by the coding sequence ATGCTCTCCACCAGCAAGATCAGTCTGAAATACGGACAGCGTACGCTTTTTGACGATGTGAACCTGAAGTTCACTCCCGGCAACTGCTACGGTTTGATCGGGGCCAACGGCGCCGGCAAGTCGACCTTTCTGAAGATTCTGGCCGGAGAGGTGGAAGCAAGTTCCGGCGAGGTGATCATTCCCGGCGATCTGCGCCTGGCTATGCTGCGCCAGAATCACTACGAATTCAATGAATTCACGGTTCTAAAGACAGTCGTCATGGGTCACAAGCGACTCTATCAAATCATGGAAGAGCGCGATGCGCTCTATGCCAAAGAAGATTTTAGCGACAAGGACGGCGAACGCGCCTCGGAGCTGGAAGAAGAGTTCGGCGCCATTGGCGGTTGGGAGGCGGAAAGCGAAGCTGCGGCTTTGCTGGAAGGCCTGGGCATCAAGGAACCGCTGCACCAGAAGGCAATGGCCGAGTTGAACGATATGGAGAAGGTGCGCGTGCTGCTGGCGCAGGCGCTCTTTGGCAATCCTGATATCCTGCTCCTCGACGAACCTACCAACCACCTCGACGTAGCCTCAATCCTCTGGCTGGAAGAGTTCCTGGCCAATTTCGCCAACACCGTGATTGTGGTAAGCCACGACCGGCACTTCTTGAATCAAGTTTGTACGCACATCGTCGACATCGACTTCAGTAAGATAACGATGTACGTGGGCAACTACGAGTTCTGGTACCAGTCAAGCCAGCTGGTGCTGAAGCAGAAGAAGGACGAGAACAAGAAGAAGGAAGAGAAGATCAAAGAACTCAAGGAGTTTATTGCGCGCTTCTCTTCCAATGCTTCCAAAGCGCGTCAGGCTACCTCGCGCAAGAAATTGCTGGATAAGATCCAACTCGATGACATTCGACCCAGCACGCGCCGCTATCCGTACATCAATTTCAAGCCGGAGCGCGAAGCGGGCGACAACGTTCTCTTTGTTGAGAATGTCAGCAAGTCGATCGATGGCGTGCAGTTGCTGCAAAATGTCAGCTTCAGTTGCAAGAAGAATGATAAGATCGCAATCATTGGCGGCGAGCAAAATGCGCGCACGGCATTGCTGGAGCTGCTGGGCGGCGAGATCGAGGCCGATGGCGGCGAGGTGCGCTGGGGCGTTACCACCACGCGCGCCGTGCTACCGCGCGAGTACGATCGTTTTTTCACCGGCGATCTGAACCTTGTCGACTGGCTGCGCCAGTATTCCAAAGATCAAGAAGAGGGCTATATCCGCGGCTTTCTGGGGCGCATGCTTTTTGGCGGCGATGAGGCCCTGAAGAAAAGCAATGTTCTCTCCGGCGGGGAGAAGGTGCGTTGTATGCTATCGCGTATGATGCTCTCCGGGGCCAATGTTCTTATCTTTGATGAGCCTACCAACCACCTTGACCTGGAGTCGATTACCTCCTTGAACAATGGTCTTGCTGAATTTCCAGGCATGATCGTTTTTTCATCGTACGACCACGAGCTGGTGCGCACGGTTGCCAATCGCATTCTGGAAATCACCCCCGAAGGCGTAATCGATCGACTGATGACCTACGATGAATATCTGGAAAGCAAGCGCCAGGAGCGCGTGGCCGCCGCCAGGTAG
- a CDS encoding alpha/beta hydrolase, with translation MNVRTYRRLSTSIGILLTLLLALLILYRFAPAAALQGLQRIYETRSGVERQRVAAGDVEMDLYRGGAGRPLVLLHGFGDSRLSFLQSAAYLQPHFDVILPEWPGFGDSAQDNRLRYDIGAQCQRLLALLDRLGLQRVHLAGNSMGGHIAAAFALQQPERVDRLVLISPAGVSVAGVIAYQDELRPLTNDAELDASLDQSFAERPWVPEPLRRKMIADSQRLFQWQNSIRRQIRAGPYYSLNGLLPQIKARTLIIWGAQDHTVVAARAPIWRAGITNSTLLILPHRGHAPQYEDPAQIGRILLAFFSEDSVRPNAAP, from the coding sequence ATGAATGTCCGAACCTATCGCCGTTTGAGCACCTCCATTGGGATTCTGCTCACACTACTGCTCGCGCTTCTGATCCTGTATCGCTTTGCGCCCGCCGCAGCGTTGCAGGGACTGCAGCGCATCTACGAGACGCGCAGCGGGGTAGAACGGCAGCGGGTAGCGGCCGGCGATGTCGAAATGGATCTCTACCGCGGCGGCGCCGGCCGGCCGCTGGTTTTACTGCATGGCTTTGGCGATTCGCGCCTGTCCTTTCTGCAGAGCGCCGCCTACCTGCAGCCCCATTTCGATGTGATTCTGCCGGAATGGCCTGGTTTTGGCGACAGCGCCCAGGATAACCGTCTGCGTTACGATATTGGCGCACAATGCCAGCGCCTGCTGGCACTGCTCGATCGTCTCGGTCTGCAGCGGGTGCACCTGGCGGGAAACTCCATGGGCGGGCACATCGCCGCGGCCTTTGCTCTGCAGCAGCCGGAGCGTGTCGATCGCCTGGTCTTGATCTCGCCGGCGGGCGTCAGCGTAGCGGGAGTTATCGCCTACCAGGATGAATTGCGACCGCTAACTAACGACGCTGAGCTCGATGCTTCGCTGGATCAAAGCTTTGCCGAACGGCCCTGGGTCCCGGAGCCGTTGCGTCGCAAGATGATCGCCGACAGTCAGCGGCTATTCCAATGGCAAAACAGCATTCGTCGCCAGATTCGCGCCGGGCCCTACTACTCGTTGAACGGACTCTTGCCGCAGATCAAGGCCCGTACTCTCATCATCTGGGGCGCTCAGGATCACACTGTCGTAGCAGCCAGGGCGCCAATCTGGAGGGCGGGCATCACGAATTCCACCTTGCTGATCTTGCCGCATCGCGGACACGCGCCCCAATACGAGGATCCGGCACAGATCGGGCGGATCCTGCTGGCTTTCTTTTCCGAGGATTCAGTCCGACCGAACGCTGCGCCCTAG
- the mtnP gene encoding S-methyl-5'-thioadenosine phosphorylase, with product MAQASIGVIGGSGIYDLEGLKKEGELRPETPWGLPSDAITLGEFAGQKLAFLPRHGRGHFLAPHQVPFRANVAALKMLGVEQIVAFSAVGSLREEIPPRDFVLPSQIIDRTKGLRPATYFEDGIVAHAAFGDPFSKSMADAIESQKDVLQKVQLHRDRTLVCMEGPAFSTRAESMMYRQWGGDIINMSVLPEAKLARELEIDYQMICMSTDYDAWRPHEDSVTVEEIIHILHDNADNARRLLAAVLPRLSAQSSLKGSMKFAIITAPELRKGAQAQKLKRVLPEYF from the coding sequence ATGGCGCAAGCAAGCATTGGCGTAATTGGCGGATCCGGTATCTACGATCTGGAAGGATTGAAAAAGGAAGGCGAGCTTCGTCCGGAAACTCCCTGGGGGCTTCCCTCCGATGCCATCACGCTTGGCGAATTTGCCGGCCAGAAATTGGCCTTTTTGCCGCGCCATGGACGCGGCCATTTTCTGGCGCCACATCAAGTTCCCTTTCGCGCCAACGTTGCCGCCCTGAAGATGCTGGGAGTGGAGCAGATTGTGGCTTTTTCCGCCGTTGGATCGCTGCGCGAAGAGATTCCGCCGCGCGACTTTGTCCTTCCCTCGCAGATCATCGACCGCACCAAGGGCCTGCGGCCGGCCACTTACTTCGAAGACGGCATTGTGGCGCACGCCGCATTTGGCGATCCCTTCTCAAAGTCAATGGCCGACGCCATTGAAAGTCAAAAGGACGTTCTTCAGAAGGTCCAATTGCATCGCGATCGAACGCTGGTGTGTATGGAGGGACCGGCCTTTTCCACGCGTGCGGAATCGATGATGTATCGACAGTGGGGCGGCGACATCATCAACATGAGCGTATTGCCCGAGGCCAAACTGGCGCGCGAGCTGGAAATCGACTATCAGATGATCTGTATGTCTACCGACTACGACGCCTGGCGTCCTCATGAGGATTCAGTCACTGTGGAAGAGATCATTCATATACTGCACGATAACGCCGACAATGCCCGGCGATTGCTCGCTGCCGTTCTGCCCAGGCTCAGCGCCCAAAGCTCCCTCAAGGGCTCCATGAAATTTGCAATCATCACTGCGCCGGAACTGCGCAAGGGCGCCCAGGCTCAAAAACTCAAACGGGTGTTGCCGGAGTATTTTTGA
- a CDS encoding DegT/DnrJ/EryC1/StrS family aminotransferase — protein sequence MPVPFIDLKRFESGFLERWSQKVADLSGAASFIGGAEVAALESRLAQECGVAHALACGNGTDALQLALRAGGVGPGDVVLLPDFTFWATFEAVVNVGASPVTVDVHPEERHMDLELFRRALDQYRPKAVLLVHLYGWGSPHISEFRAHCHERGTLLIEDGAQAYGVRFRGESIYRGATISTISFYPAKVLGAAGEAGAVLCNDEQLAARLRSMGNHGRSTHYSYDHVGWNSRMDALQAAFLNLSHEYLAARLESRRVAQRFYREAFADSGLHCVSPPADFLENGYLNLMVYSPADRARMEALLKEKGIGYGIVYPEPMSRQRGAQAWLKAHVGGEQALLQGQSVLSLPLFPYIRGEELEEVRDVVLAAR from the coding sequence ATGCCCGTACCCTTCATTGATCTCAAACGCTTCGAATCTGGATTTTTAGAACGCTGGTCGCAAAAGGTCGCCGATTTGAGCGGCGCGGCCAGCTTCATCGGCGGCGCCGAGGTTGCGGCGCTTGAGTCTCGATTGGCGCAGGAATGCGGCGTCGCCCATGCGCTTGCCTGCGGCAATGGCACCGATGCTCTCCAGTTGGCCTTGCGCGCCGGCGGCGTTGGACCCGGCGACGTAGTGTTGCTACCCGATTTTACCTTCTGGGCTACCTTCGAGGCTGTGGTCAACGTCGGCGCCTCGCCGGTAACCGTGGACGTGCACCCGGAAGAGCGTCACATGGACCTGGAATTGTTTCGCCGCGCGCTCGATCAATACCGCCCCAAAGCCGTCTTGTTGGTACATCTATATGGTTGGGGAAGCCCACATATTTCTGAGTTTCGCGCGCATTGCCACGAACGCGGGACGCTTCTGATCGAGGACGGGGCTCAAGCGTATGGCGTACGCTTCCGCGGGGAGAGCATCTACCGCGGCGCAACTATCAGCACCATCAGCTTTTATCCGGCCAAGGTGCTGGGCGCGGCCGGCGAAGCCGGCGCCGTACTCTGCAACGATGAACAACTTGCTGCTCGCCTCAGGTCGATGGGCAACCATGGACGAAGCACGCACTATTCCTACGATCATGTTGGCTGGAATTCGCGCATGGATGCGCTGCAGGCTGCATTCCTGAACCTCTCTCACGAATACCTTGCGGCCCGATTGGAAAGCAGGCGCGTCGCCCAGCGCTTTTACCGCGAGGCCTTTGCCGACAGCGGGCTGCATTGTGTTTCGCCGCCGGCCGATTTTCTGGAAAACGGCTATCTGAATTTGATGGTCTACTCCCCCGCCGACCGGGCGCGCATGGAAGCGCTTCTGAAAGAGAAGGGCATTGGTTATGGCATCGTTTACCCTGAGCCCATGTCGCGACAGCGCGGGGCCCAGGCGTGGTTGAAAGCTCATGTGGGCGGAGAGCAAGCCTTGCTGCAGGGCCAGAGCGTCCTATCATTGCCGCTTTTCCCCTACATTCGCGGCGAGGAATTGGAAGAGGTTCGCGACGTTGTGCTGGCCGCTCGCTAG
- a CDS encoding diguanylate cyclase — translation MESSQPKPPIQRLPDFLGERGLESLYLMLNALNDPVLCIDRELLVRYANPAAGALLGRPHGELLGGGAEQWIGPRVRELCEAVLQGEIASAHDLEFKRSEGESVQALATATPLKTGPDLWGVVITLRDITPQALLGAELPRQDPLLQRLLDILPAGVLLLDASGRILRINEAARELLLLDRSDLRGAMMPPEAWRARTLSGEPESFREAPYYRVARGAAPIEDHLVLLEGSNRYVTASAVLTPLAPGVERGVVICTLLDVDRQQRTQQRLRSAVRLNNEINRLLTGLLTERGAEQTIDRALKGAADLLQADFAAIGELIENGETFRFARFYGAQLKSQAEFHTAAANTPYAYIFQNRSITLLNDYATHPLAQPEFLKAGAQSFLATPVYSENRLLSVIYLFRTEPEAFSAEDRAMLEQLTPILSAAVYKAVYEERLSELASTDALTGLLNRREFFRFLDQEIERMRRYQTPFSCLMLDLDLFKAINDRYGHQAGDEALVRATAAMRAALRRADLLARTGGEEFMALLSETDIEGAREAAEKVRSGIEAIQFQWAGQPIRITASLGCAEFRPHESLNEFYARLDRLLYAAKDGGRNRVLSETDVAT, via the coding sequence ATGGAATCGTCCCAACCGAAGCCGCCGATTCAGCGACTCCCCGATTTTCTGGGAGAGCGCGGCCTGGAATCGCTGTATTTGATGCTCAATGCCTTAAATGACCCTGTGCTGTGCATCGATCGCGAACTGCTTGTACGTTACGCCAATCCGGCGGCGGGCGCCCTGCTCGGTCGGCCTCACGGCGAGCTGCTCGGCGGCGGCGCCGAGCAATGGATCGGCCCGCGTGTACGCGAGCTGTGCGAAGCCGTACTGCAGGGAGAAATCGCCTCCGCTCACGATCTCGAATTCAAGCGCAGCGAGGGAGAAAGTGTGCAGGCCCTGGCTACGGCGACGCCCTTGAAGACGGGCCCCGATCTCTGGGGCGTGGTCATTACGCTGCGCGACATCACGCCGCAGGCGCTGCTTGGCGCTGAACTTCCGCGACAGGATCCGCTGCTGCAACGTCTGCTGGATATCCTTCCGGCAGGCGTGCTGCTGCTGGACGCCAGCGGTCGCATCTTGCGCATCAACGAAGCAGCCCGGGAATTGCTGTTGCTGGATCGCAGCGATCTTCGCGGCGCAATGATGCCGCCAGAGGCGTGGCGCGCCCGCACGCTCAGCGGCGAACCGGAATCCTTTCGCGAGGCCCCCTACTACCGCGTCGCCCGCGGCGCGGCGCCCATCGAAGATCACCTCGTACTGCTGGAAGGAAGCAACCGCTATGTCACCGCCTCCGCCGTCCTGACGCCTCTGGCCCCCGGCGTGGAAAGGGGCGTCGTGATCTGCACCCTGCTGGATGTGGATCGCCAGCAGCGCACCCAGCAGCGGCTGCGCAGCGCCGTGCGCTTGAACAACGAGATCAATCGATTGTTGACCGGTCTTTTGACGGAACGCGGCGCGGAGCAGACCATCGACCGAGCCTTGAAAGGCGCCGCTGATTTGCTGCAGGCTGACTTTGCGGCCATTGGCGAATTGATTGAAAATGGCGAGACCTTCCGCTTTGCGCGATTCTATGGCGCGCAGCTCAAGAGCCAGGCCGAGTTCCACACCGCCGCCGCCAATACCCCCTACGCCTACATCTTCCAGAATCGCTCGATTACATTGCTCAATGACTATGCGACACATCCACTGGCACAGCCCGAATTTCTGAAAGCCGGAGCGCAGAGCTTTCTGGCGACGCCAGTCTATTCGGAAAACAGATTATTGAGTGTAATCTATTTGTTTCGCACGGAACCGGAAGCCTTCAGCGCCGAAGACCGCGCCATGCTGGAGCAGCTTACGCCGATTCTGTCGGCGGCAGTCTACAAGGCGGTCTACGAAGAGCGGCTGAGCGAGCTGGCCTCTACCGACGCGCTTACCGGTCTCTTGAATCGCCGCGAATTCTTTCGCTTTCTGGATCAAGAAATCGAGCGAATGCGCCGCTACCAAACGCCCTTCAGCTGTTTGATGCTGGATCTCGATTTGTTTAAGGCGATCAACGATCGCTATGGCCACCAGGCTGGCGATGAGGCGCTGGTTCGGGCGACGGCGGCGATGCGCGCGGCTTTACGGCGAGCTGACCTTCTGGCTCGCACCGGCGGCGAGGAATTTATGGCGCTGCTGTCGGAGACCGACATCGAAGGCGCCCGCGAGGCGGCGGAAAAAGTGCGCAGTGGCATCGAGGCGATTCAGTTTCAGTGGGCCGGTCAGCCGATTCGAATTACCGCATCGCTGGGCTGCGCCGAGTTTCGTCCACACGAGTCCTTGAACGAATTTTATGCGCGCCTGGACCGCTTACTCTATGCCGCCAAAGATGGCGGACGCAATCGCGTCCTGTCAGAAACGGATGTTGCAACGTAG
- a CDS encoding homoserine dehydrogenase: protein MKPVQIGLCGLGVVGRGVLEILRSEQEFLRPRAGLDLRVRRVFDRSWRRKAPALGEIEATDNPDDVLNDPEIDIVVELMGGIDPARKIVKRAIENGKSVVTANKALLARHGNEIFGLARERKVGFGFEAAVAGGLPVIQNMRRGLIANEVRGICGILNGTCNFILTRMQDDGMDYDAALQQAQQLGFAERDPSFDVDGRDAAQKLAILSALAFDTAIREDAVIIEGIRQLRSIDLEFARSFGRVVRLLAVARQTEDEKLIMRVHPAMIPINHPLAAVRDEKNAVFFDASNSGPTLITGSGAGARPTAAAVISDLVFLSRSRPDSSEIWLSGLDLPEMHSDFWYRTYLRFQTRDQPGVLAEITRVLAAGEISIASVRQPETEEPVQVVVTTHEAQETRLQEALAHLNQADFMLAPAVMVRLEDGW, encoded by the coding sequence GTGAAGCCAGTCCAGATTGGTTTGTGCGGTCTCGGCGTCGTTGGCCGCGGCGTGCTGGAAATTCTGCGCAGCGAGCAGGAATTCCTGCGTCCGCGCGCCGGCCTTGATTTACGCGTGCGTCGCGTCTTCGATCGCAGCTGGCGTCGCAAGGCCCCCGCGCTGGGCGAAATAGAAGCGACCGATAATCCAGACGATGTGCTCAATGATCCCGAAATCGACATCGTAGTTGAATTGATGGGCGGCATCGATCCGGCGCGAAAAATAGTAAAGCGCGCCATCGAAAATGGGAAGTCAGTGGTCACCGCCAACAAGGCCCTGCTGGCGCGGCACGGAAACGAGATCTTTGGTCTGGCGCGCGAGCGCAAGGTCGGCTTTGGTTTTGAAGCGGCGGTGGCCGGCGGATTGCCGGTCATTCAGAATATGCGCCGCGGACTGATTGCCAACGAGGTTCGCGGAATTTGCGGCATCCTCAACGGCACCTGCAATTTTATTCTGACGCGCATGCAGGACGATGGCATGGACTACGACGCGGCATTGCAGCAGGCGCAGCAGCTTGGCTTTGCCGAACGTGATCCCTCCTTTGATGTCGATGGACGCGACGCTGCACAGAAATTGGCGATCCTTTCGGCCCTTGCCTTTGACACTGCGATTCGCGAGGACGCGGTGATTATCGAGGGCATCCGACAATTGCGCAGCATTGACCTGGAGTTTGCCCGGAGCTTCGGTCGGGTGGTGCGCTTGCTGGCGGTGGCCCGTCAAACGGAAGACGAGAAGCTAATCATGCGCGTGCATCCGGCCATGATTCCCATCAATCATCCGCTGGCGGCAGTGCGCGATGAGAAAAACGCCGTCTTCTTCGACGCATCCAATAGCGGACCGACTCTGATTACAGGAAGCGGAGCGGGCGCCAGGCCGACGGCGGCGGCGGTGATCAGCGACCTGGTCTTCCTCTCTCGCAGCCGACCGGACAGCTCCGAAATCTGGTTATCCGGGTTGGATCTTCCGGAGATGCACAGCGACTTCTGGTATCGCACTTATCTGCGCTTCCAGACGCGCGATCAACCTGGCGTACTGGCCGAGATCACGCGGGTGCTGGCGGCAGGCGAAATCTCTATTGCTTCGGTGCGTCAGCCGGAGACGGAGGAGCCCGTGCAAGTCGTAGTTACGACCCACGAGGCCCAGGAGACTCGCTTGCAGGAGGCTCTGGCCCATTTGAATCAAGCCGACTTCATGCTGGCGCCGGCGGTCATGGTGCGCCTGGAAGACGGTTGGTGA
- the xth gene encoding exodeoxyribonuclease III, with the protein MRLISWNVNGIRSCLGKGFLEFVTREAPDVLCLQETRGYPPQIDQLLPGYQKLWSHAEKKGYSGTAIFVKESLAATPLKPGIGKTEHDREGRVLGVDLGDFILVNVYTPNSGEDLKRLEYRQIWDREFASYIKKLQKKKPVALCGDLNVAHKEIDLARPQANRKNAGFTDEERAGLDRLLAVGLLDTFRSLYPERREAYSWWSFRAGSRARNIGWRIDYFLISEALRPRLQEAWISPETPGSDHCPVGLQLR; encoded by the coding sequence ATGCGACTGATTTCCTGGAATGTGAACGGGATTCGATCCTGTCTGGGCAAAGGCTTCCTGGAATTTGTGACGCGCGAAGCGCCGGACGTTCTCTGCTTGCAGGAAACGCGCGGCTATCCCCCTCAGATCGATCAACTCTTGCCGGGCTACCAGAAACTCTGGAGCCACGCCGAGAAGAAGGGCTACAGCGGCACGGCGATTTTCGTTAAGGAATCCCTGGCGGCGACGCCGCTGAAACCGGGCATTGGCAAGACCGAACACGACCGCGAAGGACGCGTGCTTGGCGTCGACCTGGGCGATTTCATCCTGGTCAATGTCTACACGCCGAATTCCGGCGAGGATTTGAAGCGCCTGGAGTACCGGCAAATCTGGGATCGAGAGTTTGCCAGCTACATCAAGAAGCTGCAAAAGAAAAAACCGGTGGCTTTGTGTGGCGACCTCAATGTGGCCCATAAGGAAATTGACCTCGCGCGACCGCAGGCCAATCGCAAGAACGCAGGCTTTACGGATGAAGAGCGGGCCGGTCTGGACCGGCTGCTGGCTGTCGGTCTGCTGGATACGTTTCGCAGCCTGTACCCTGAACGCCGCGAGGCTTACAGCTGGTGGAGTTTTCGAGCCGGCAGCCGCGCTCGAAATATTGGATGGCGCATTGACTACTTTCTGATTTCCGAGGCCTTGCGTCCGCGATTGCAGGAGGCGTGGATCTCGCCAGAAACGCCTGGCTCGGATCACTGTCCGGTAGGCTTGCAGCTGCGCTGA
- a CDS encoding STAS domain-containing protein yields the protein MRTAFLSVGPVSDLEFADLSLRIDGERLEGKPLEIWRFRGKISNNNSFELNRKMHSLLGGDCVHVIMDLSELEYMNSTGVAILFSVFFRLKEMGGKMVIGGTHPFLRRVFGLMDLPPGMVMLDSVEAAKRVLF from the coding sequence ATGCGCACAGCCTTTCTTTCGGTTGGACCGGTGAGTGATCTGGAATTTGCGGACTTGAGTCTGCGTATTGATGGCGAACGCCTCGAAGGCAAGCCGCTGGAAATCTGGCGCTTTCGCGGCAAGATTTCCAATAATAATTCTTTCGAACTGAATCGCAAGATGCATTCCCTGCTGGGCGGCGATTGCGTGCACGTCATCATGGACCTTTCCGAGCTGGAATACATGAATTCAACCGGCGTCGCAATTCTGTTCTCCGTTTTCTTTCGCCTGAAAGAAATGGGCGGCAAGATGGTCATCGGCGGCACTCATCCCTTCCTGCGCCGCGTCTTCGGCCTGATGGACCTGCCGCCTGGTATGGTAATGCTTGACAGCGTCGAGGCTGCCAAACGCGTTCTCTTCTAG